The Tamandua tetradactyla isolate mTamTet1 chromosome 23, mTamTet1.pri, whole genome shotgun sequence genomic interval taattttttttaattaataaaaaaatacaataggggcgggccgcggtggctcagcgggcaaagtgcttgcctgctatgccggaggacctcggttcgattcccggccccagcccatgtaacaaaaacggagaaacagaatacaataaaaaacaaagaaaatgtttaaaaatgtttccctttcttccttccttccttccttctatccttccttccttctctctgtctttcctttaaaaaaaaaaaaaaaaaaaaaaaaaatacaataaagcataATCAgatcaaactaaaaaaaaaaaaaactcaaaaatggacagcacaataatacctaattgtaaagtaatcatgttaaaacactgaatgaagctgcatctgagctataggttttttgttttttgtttttgtctgtttgtctttttttttttttactattattatttttatttttttctctatattaacattctatatctttttctgttgttttgctagttcttttcctaaatcgatgcaaatgtactaagaaatgatgatcatgcatctatgtgatgatgttaagaattactgattgcatatgtagaatggaatgatttctaaatgttgggttaatttctttttttttctttaattaattaaaaaaaaaaaagaatgcctagagtgtataatgatagtgactaaatgtacaaatttaaacatgttttgcatgaggaagaacaaaggaatgtcaataccgcagggtgttgaaaacatgttaattaatattttaaaactttaagttacatgtgagactaaagcaaaaaatatttggtacaaaatttatattttgactagtgaattttctagtataacttatgtggacagcgtaattgaataccataagtacatggaaccttgagtagggcatgagattttgtaggtttcttcagtgtgatgcctcaataaatcctaGAAGGatttgaataaaaaagtatttgcaaagtgcccttgggggaatggtgagaaagggggaaaattcaacttccccaagtagagaattcttgatctcacaagcagtggggacaaccaaagcaataggctgagcccccaattttcgggtttgttcatatgaaactttaaccctgcaaagtataggctaagcctacttaaaagtaggcctaaaagtcaccctcaagagaacttcttttgttgcttggatgtgtCCTCTTtgtccagccaacatgacaaccaaactcactgcccttcccctgtctacttgggacatgattcccaggggtgtggatctttctggcaacgtgggacagaaatcctagaatgagctgggactcagcatcaagggattgagaaaaccttctcaaccaaaaaggggaagagaaatgagacaaaataaagtgtcaatggctgagagattccagagttgagaagttattctaGAGGCTATGCTTatgcatcaaatagatatcacctttttggtgaaggcgtaacagagaggctggagggaactgcctgaaaatgtagagctgtgttccagtagccatgtttcttggagatgatggtataatgacatagctttcgcaatgtgactgtgtgattatgaaaacctagtgtctgatgcttcttttacctaccttatggacaaatgagtaaaacatatggattaaaactaAATGAAttatagggggagcaaatgttaaaataaatttagtagattaaaatgctagtgatcagtgaaagggaggagtaaggggtatggtatatatgaattttttttctcttttccttttatttctttttctgaattgatgcaaatgttctaagaaatgatcatgatgatgaatatacaactatgtgacaaaaaaagaatgttcatatttaaaaaatggacttagtttattttaaaaaaatactttattgtcaAAAAAACACTAACCATTGTCTGTGCCCTGTgcagtaaaatggtgcagttagACTTGCTTAATGCAAGGTGGCCACAAACCTTCAGTTTGTAAAGAACGCATTATCTGCGAAGCATGATGAACGGCAGGACAATAAAACGAGGTATGCCTGTACTGAGTACAGACGGAGCCACAGCAACTCGGAACCTGGCAGACGCCGCCCTGACCAAGGGACCAGAGCTTCCCTCACCAGGGACAGGCTACAACAGCGCGGGCTCCCGAAACGACGGGCGGAGACAGGCCCACAGCACCTGCTGCTCCTGCCAGGAGCCACAGCTTCCATCTCACCACGAGAAAGCACCACACTAACCCAAACTGAGAGCCCAGTGCAAAGTGCTCTTCAGAAGTGTCAAGGTCGTGAAAGGCAGGGAGAAATGGAGGAACTGACACAGACGGAGGAGGCTAAGACAGCCGGACAATGGAACACAACAAGAGATTCTGAACCAGATCCTGGCTGAGCTCCTGGAATGGAGAAAGGGTGTTAGTGGGGAAACAGATGAAATTCCAGGTCTGCAGACTGCTTCGGTGGTACTGCAGTGATGGTAAATTCCCGTTTCATAGTTGTATTGTGGTTACACAAGATGTTAGCACTGGGGGAAAGCTGGGTTAAGGCATTTGGGaactcttttttatatatatttgcaactttttttaagtctagaattattttaaaaataataagaggaaaaatTCACAGGTGTGTGTTTTCCACACTAGAAGGGCATTTATGCCAAACGTGGACAGACAAAGACCACCTTTGTGCTTGGGTGCGGGCTTCTACTATGGAGACAATCAACTATGTAGCAGAAAGGATGGCCAGAAAGGATGGCCATCTATATAGCAGAAAGGATGGCCAGAGATGAGGCATCCCCAGAAAGGAAATCACCCCTCGACCTCAGGCCATCACTGCTGGCTCTCGTAAACTCTACTAAGTAACTTTCGGGTGCTCCCTGCAGCCTGAGGAAACCTATCAAGGCTGCCTCTAGATGGCAGAGCTGTCTGAGCCCCCTGCCTCCCTGGCTGAGTGGGGCCTTCGCCCTCAAAACCACCAGCCTTCCCGGGCCACTCACCTCCGGAGCAGAGACTGCTGCAGGCTCTTGCAGGTGGCAAGGGACTCCCCAGTGAACATGTGGCAGACAACGACGTGCAGGCAGCGGGCCATGAAGGCCACCACGGCGTCAGGCTGGAGGGTGCCACTGCGGGAGACGAGGCACAGGCGCTgcagggaggggcactggctcaGCGCCTGGAAGAACTGGGCGTTGGCGCTGAAGTAGGGCTGCTCCAGCCTGGGGGGAGAGAGGCGCAGGTAAGAGCCAGCACGGCAGGCGGCCCCAGCATAGGGGGCTAGGGCGTCCACTAGCCCAGGACCCCTCCAAGTGAGTCTTGGGAGCTAAAGGGGGCCCAATCTAAGTCCCACAAAAGGTTAAACACAGAGTTACATGACAGCACAagtcctctcctggtttctgccCAGGGGAAATGAAAGCGTACGTTCACTCTCAGatgtgtacacaaatgttcacacaGCATTATCCCAAATACCTAacagtggaaacaacccaaaggcCCATATCAACTCGTAAATGTGATCTAGCCATACGATGGACTATGGTCAGGAATAAAAAGGAGAGAAGCACGATCCACGCTACATCAGGGAAGAACCTCAGAAACAAGATGCTCACAGGCAGGATAAGGACTTCATGACCacaagggggaagaaagaaatgagtctCCTAagtgtcaggggctgagagattccaaacagagttgagaggtcatcctggagcttattatgcattatatactttttagtttatggtacactgaaatggctgaaggaaaatatctaaaactgttgagctgtgtttcaacAGCCTAGagtcttgaagaagactgtataactacatagctttcacaatgtgactgtgggattgtgaaaaccttgtgtctgatgctccttttatccagggtatagacagatgagttaaaaaaaaaaaagattaaaaaaataaataaataatagagggagagaaagagtgagaattgggtagactgaaatactgtgggtcagtgggATGGAAGGGGAAGGGTTATGgggtatgaggtttttttttctttttatttctatttctggagtgatgcaaatgttctaaaaatgatcatgatgaagaacacacaactatgtgatgatattgtgagccactgattgtacagtatGGTTgaattgtatgtgtgtggatatttctcactaaaaaattttagtaataaaataacaggaaaaaacaGAATTTTGTGGAAGACTAGCATTAACTAAATTCTGTGGATCTGACCTATAAATGTTAGCTTGAATCATATGAAATTAATGACAACCATTTGAGATCTACAAAAATATCAATTTCATTGGTTCAACTTATCAGTTGCTCCTACGGGCCACTATTTTGTATAGTAAGATAAGAAATTTGGACAGAGACCTCTAGACAGAGGTCAAGGGCACTGACGGAGACAGGTAAATCACTCACCACTTTTTTTCTGAACTAGCAGCAGCGAATCTGACATGAGCACCTGTTCTCAGGGACCCTTACCTAGGAACTTATTCTCCGTATAGGCCCCCAAATGGCCTGGATCTGAACCCATTCTAGATCTGAGTGATTTATTTGAATGATAATCTTAAGCCTTCATTGTCTGTAAAGCAACACAACTTTGAAATAAATTGTTTAAGTTGAAGacgaaaaattttaaaaacctgagaTGCTGAGTGACCGAAGCTGGACGGAAGAGCGGGCAGTGTGGGGCCGTCCCTGTGAAGTGTCCAGAACAGGAAAAGTCCATCGAGACAGAAACTAGAGCAGCAGCAGCCAAGGAGGGGGAGTGGCTGCTCTTTCTGGAATGAGGGAAATGTCCTGAACTCGGATGTGGTGATGGTTGCGCAACTCTGTATATATTCAAAAAGTCAGTGAATTGCATGCTTAAAACAGATGCCTTCGGTATGGAAGTTCCATTTCAACACGGCTGCAAAAGGGGGCGGGGCAGCCGAGCTGTTCCCACGAATGCCTGCACCACAACTCCCTGGAGTGGGGAGGACAGAGCAAACCCCCGGGTCTCCCTGGGAGATTCTGACTTGGGGGAGACTGTGCATCCGAGGCAACCAGCCAGCCTCAGATCCCACTGAGGAGTCCCTGGATGGAGCCCCTGCTCAAGGTCCGTGCTTAGAGCCAGGCAGGGTCCCCCACCTAAGCCTGCCTGCCCCGTGTGGGCCCTGCTGCCTGCTCAGCGTGCCCAGAAGCCTCACTCAGCACCCCACTTCTGCAGACACCGTGTGCTGGGCAGGGGTACGGATGGATGAAACCACACATGGTCCCTGCCCATGGGGAGCTCTGATTCACAGCAGAGACAGTGCACAGGTACTGCTCAGCCTGTGAGGGACAAACACCACGTGGAGGGAGGGAGCCAGGAAGGCTGGGGCCAGGCGGCCAGGTTTGTTTTCTGAAAAACAGTGGAAAGAGGCCAGTATAACACCAGGACCTATGGAGGCAGCCCCTGAGCCCAGGCACAGAGGGGCCAGGAGGCTGCAGGAGAACCCAGGGCAGACGGTGGGCTGTGGGACAGTGACGTAGATGACAACATCCCAGACCCTTCTGTGGGAGTCCGTCCAGCCAGCCAGAAAGCAGACAGGACAAGGCAGCCTTCAAGGGCACAGTGATGGATGTGGGGAGACGTCTGAAGAGCTGAGGAAAATGTGCGGGAACTTCAGCTGATAGCTGAAGCACAGTTCTAGAACCTGGAAAAGACACCTGGATCTGTGGAAGAAGCTGGAGCCACAGGCCCCACGAGCTCGCCGCGGATGAGAAGGGCAATGCAGAGAGGGCTGGAATGGAAACTCAAGGGACTATGTGGACAGCCAGGCACACACAGGGTCAAGGCAGGGACATTTGAGGGATGGAATGAGAGTCAGGAGGATGGGGAAGGGAAGCTGCAGGACTGAATGCTGCCCCCCAAAAAGTCtgtccagccccacccccagtacctatgaatgtgaccttatttggagatGGGGACTATGCAAATGCCATCAACTTAAGATGAGGTCATCGGATTAGaatgggccctaaatccaatgactggcaTCCTTATAGGACACAACCCCCTTCCACATGCACATGGAAGGCCACATGAAGATGGGGCAGAGAGCAGGGAAGCCAAGGCTGGCCACCCTCAGCAGTCAGGAGGGAGGCATGGAGGAGACCCTTCCTCCGAGCCTCCAGAAGAAAGCAGTGCTGCCGCCACCCTGAATGCAGACTTCCAGGCTCCTGACCTGGGAGAGAAAAAGCATCTGCTGTTTTAAGCGCCCCCTTACCTCCAAGTTTAAGGTCATttctcacagcagccctgggacaCTAACCCAGGCACCAAAGAGAGACAGACCACGGATGCTCCCAGAGGAGGGTCCTCCCACGCTAGTTACATAAACAGACCAAGACGGCCTTCAGGAGGAGATCAGCATGTACTGTGCATACCCAAAACTTTCCCCGAAACCATAGTAAGCCCAGGCACAGCGGTCATCTGCAGAAAGCAGAACTCAGCTCGGGGAAGCGTCTTTCTTTTCTGTCCTTGGGCAGAATTTCAGGTCTCCTTCAGACACATACATGCATCATCTTACACTTCTGAAAAGCTGGTGTGAATGTTTATGGAGTCACTGATCTCCTGGTCAGAGCCGGTCAAGGCCGCAGCGCGAGTGGGAGAGGAGGCGGCTCCTGCCGAGTGGGCAGCTGTTAGGCGGGCACATGAAGGCAGCAGGAGCCGGGCGGGCTTCCAGCAGGGCTGTGGGCTGAGGTGACGGACCCACAGCCAGGGGCCCTGACAGAGGCAGGGGGGCCAACCAGAGCCCATTGCCTGCTGCAGAGAGCCCAGGCAGGGAGGAGGTTCTAACAAAGGACAGAATTCCAGCAGGGAGTTCACCAAATGGGCTCAATCAATCTTGGGGTCACCTACGTCAGACCATAAGAACCTGATGGCGGAAAACCAGATGCTGTAAAGGGCGGCCACGGGGCACTGTTCAAGGTTATTTCGGAGTGAGCCCTCAACAACACTGACAGATTTAAACCGAAGTACGGCTGGGGACGGATCTCTCTGGCAAGCAGCCAGGCCCCCGAGAGCTAGACCAGGATGGTGCCGTGAGCCCCAGCCCTGCTGTGGCCAGGCAAATGGGGCACGCTGCCTGCTGCCAAGGTCACGGGCTTTTTCTTCCCTTGGATGTTACTACTTTCCTGAGTCCAGCCCAGCAAATCCATCTAGTAACACCCTCTAAGGCCTGTCCACTGCACAGATCACCCCCTGGAGAGGCATGGCGTCAGGACTGGGGGGCCCTGTGGACCACCTCCTTACAGCTGTGACCCAGGCAGACACGGCCCACATGCAAAGCCCACCTCCCGGGCGTGGGGTGGCAGCAGGGAATGCCAGAGGCCCACGCCTCACTGGAAATAGAGGAGGCCAAAGTCTACAGCTCCAAGGACTCCAGGGATGCCCTGGGATGGTGGCCTGCGGCTGTGAGCCCTCCAGGGTAAGTGAGAAATGCCCCACCCCCACAAGCCCCAAGAGGTGGCCAACTGCTGGGAACCCAAGGAGAGTGGAGAGTCAGCTTGACCCAGGAGCGCAAGGGACAGAAAACAGGGGCCCACACCCCCCCTCCCCTAGCCCTCAGGGCCAAACAAGAACCACAGGGCCTTACAACCCTGTCCATCAGCCCTAACACCAGGAATCTCTAACAAGTCACAAGACCCTGACTCCAACAAGGGAGGAGCAAAGAATATGTTACTCAGGGTTAGcaagaaaaaaagttagaaaaaataaaaccagatcCTGACAACTAGCACTGAGCTGTTCAATAGAACTTTCTGgaatgacagaaatgttctatTCTGAGCTGCCCAATGCTGCAGCCACTCATCACGCATAGTTCCTGAATACCTGAAATTGGctggttttttattttaattttattttcattaaataagtAGAAATCATAGTAAGCTTGAGACACTAAGCTGGTGGGGGAAACGCAGGTCCTTTGGGGGTCTGCTTGAGAAATTCCACCACTCACCTCCCAGAAGCAGCCCTGGGCTGAAGAGGGCCCCTGGCAGGGCTGTTCTGGGGTACGGGCCAGAAGGAGAGCCATACCCCACGCAACTACTGCCGTCCGAACTGCAACGCAAGATGACACCCCACATGGGGGGCCCCCTGAATCCCATCTAACGAATTTTGTTTTTCACGAAACAGGAATTTCAGGTGGCTGcaaacagagagcagatgcctccCGGAGACAGCAGCGGTGGCGCAGGAAGTCTCACTCTCGCCAAGGGTAAGAGCCCAGATCTGCCAAAGCCCAGACAACAAGCAAACCCCAATCCTCCTGCCAGCCTGAATCCTGAGAAGttcatttttctcaagagcaCACGTGAATGCGCTATTTGGGTCTCTCTTTAAAGGAAGCGTCCCTTAGCAGACTGGAAGGTGGGGAAGGGGATGGGAAGATTCTGAAACAACCACAGTCATGAGTGTCACTGGGCCTGTTCCCAGAGCAGTGCTGCCGGCCCAGCACCCCCAATCCATGGCAGCCTCCACGGGCTGGCTCAGGCTAAACAGTCATCCTGGGTGGAACAGCAGTCCCCCAAAACCACAtccacccagaacctcagaacgtgaccttatttggaaatagggtccttTAAACTCTCATCGAGTTAGGGTGAGGCCATGCTAGAAAGGGGTGGGCCCTAAGTCCAACAACTGGGGTCCTTCTTAAGAGGAGGCAAtgtggacacagacagacagtgGGAAGGGTGGCCATGGGACAAAGGGGGCAGAAGCTGGCGCTCCAAGAATGGCCAGGTTCcaccagaagctaagagaagGCAGGAAGGACCCTCCCCTACAGCCTGGGAGGGAGTCCAGCCCTACCTACACCTGGATTTCAGGTGTCTGGCCTTCGGATGTTTCAGGGTACTCCACCTACGCGGGAGATGAGGGCAGCCGGCTGGTGAGGGCTGCGGGCACCTTGGCCGCAAGGTGGCGCCACAGCACCACGAGAGCCGCCCTGGGTTCCCTGAGCCCAGGGACTAAACCAGGCGGCAGGCAGGTGTGCGTGCAgcgtgcgtgtgcatgtgtgcgcaCGCGTATGTGCATGCTGTTCAACTAGACAGCCACTTCCGGATTTTCCTCCCCCTCAGCCCCCAGGTGTTTGGGTTGGGGCATGTGAACGGTGCCGTGGGagtgtggtctgtcctgtgggGCCTCCCAACCTTGCTGGGCACCCCTGGGCTCGGGCCCTGTCCACACCAAGGGCAGCCTGGCCGGGTGGTCCTAGGGCAGCGCCTGGCCGGTCCTGTGGGGAGGACATGGTGGCCAGAGTGGTCTGCACAGCCCCACTGTGCAGAAGGCTTGGGCCCTTCCCCCACGCAGCAGTCCCACAAGGCAACCACGCAAAAAGAACAGGGTCTCCAAATTCTGCTGCCTGAAGGCTGACGTGAGTCTCGCCCCGCTTGTGGACACAGAAGGCCCTGGGGATCATGGGGGTTCAGGGGGCCCTGCCTGAGGTCCTGCCCCATTCCTCCAGCCCGCCCAGCGCACAGGCCCCGCTGCCCTATGGGGACAGCCCTTCAGATGCTCAGAGGGCGCTTCAGCTTCCACCTGGACGCTGCCGGGTGCTGAGGCCACGAACAGCCCAGGGTGATGCGGGGTGactctcccctccctcttccACCAGTGAGGGCTTAACCCCAGTCCCCAGGAAAGAGGTGCTGTTTCTCACCAGCTGGGAGTCCGCTCATGCCAAGGGGCGCCCCGAGCCCGAGGCCTATGACGCCCCCAGCTAGGAGAACTTGCTCCTGCCGGGCTCTGCCCCAACAGGACGCCTCCCCCGGCCCCCGCCAGGGCTGTATCCAGTCCGGATTCACGAACATGGAGCCTCGGCAGAGGAACATCCCCCCGGGAAGCTCAGGAGCCCAgcactttctctcttcctctataGCCGGCAGCCCATGGCAATGAGCACCACCTGCTCCCGTCCCTCCCGCTTCCCTGGGCACTGCCTGCAGTAAGAGGCAGGGATCCAAAGGAATGGGGCCATTTGGCTACATTCTGGAAACCGGTGGCTGTTCCGTACAGGCTGTACCCGGCGCGGAGCAAATGTGGCTCTCAGTCAGCCACTGGGCACGGGCTCCATTCGGGCACAGAGACGCCATTATGAACAGTGGCCTACAAACCCCACTCACTCTCTGCGGCCACACTGCTGCAGCCCATGCCCATGGCCCCGGTCCTGGGGAAGACCCAAGGGCCCTCTGTCGCCACGAAAGGCTGCCATgtgcccccaccccatgctccATGCCCATGACGTGGGAAGCCCCAGGCTGCAAGCTGGCCAGCAAGGGGCCGGGCAAGTTCACCAATGTCTTGTTTTCCTTGTTTGCAAATCAGGGAAGGAGGACGATGCTCACAGGGTTGCTGAAAACAGTAAAGGAGTCAGTACCTGGAAGCAGGTAAAAAGCACCTGCCAAATAACGTGGGGCTCAAATGTGCACTCCAACAATCGCTCCTCACCACTCTCCTTTAGCTTCCAGTATGCCACCTGGTCCCAGCTCACTGCCAATGCCTCAGCTTCCTCTCCTGACTCTTCCCCCTCTTTCTGACCAGAAGGTGGCCTGTGGGCCAATCTTTGCTCTCACCTAGTTCCACAGCTAAACACCATCTATGTCCCGCCAAACCTTCCCTCTCGCTGAATGCGACTCACCACCACTGGTTACGGGAAGGGGGGAACCCGCACGGACATCAACGGGCACCTTAAACTCAAAACACACACCTGATCTGCCCCACAGCTGTCCCGGCTCTGCTGTCCAACTGCTCAGGCCACAGACTCAGAACTATCTTGAACCCTCTCTCATCTCAGGCAATCTTTGGATCTCGCCTTTTGATTCATCAGAACCTGGCCACCGCCACTGCCGCCACCTGTGTGCTCACATGAGTTGCCTCCAGGGTCCCTGACGGTGGCCCTGCTTCTACCCTTGCCCAAACTCATTCTCCACTCTGCAACCAGAGGGACCCTGTCACCTTTCTGCTCCCCTCAAATGCTCTGTTCCAGTCACACGGCCCGCCTGGCTGTTCCTTAGAGCCCCCAGGCCTGCCCTGACTCAGGCCCTGTGCTCTAATCCAGCCCCAGCCAAAAGCTCTTTGTGAGGGTGGCCATGTCCTATGTCCGGCAGCCACTAGTCACAGGTGCTTATGGAGCACCTGTATGTTTACTTTTATATAACCGTAAgccatttaaatgtaaatagaccCCGGGGCTCATGGCCACTGGATTGGAGGGCGCGCCTCTAGCACCCCCTCGTCTGGAACAGCCTTGCCTCTGGGCTGCTCTGCTAATTCAACTCCTCAAATCCTTGGCTGGAATCTCAGCCACCACCGACCTGTCCACTAGCGCCCACCTGCTCCCAGCACCCCTCACCCTGCTGCCTTTCAGGGCACTTGTTACTTTCCAAGAAGAGCCTTCAATTCACTGTCCACCCCTCTGGCTGCTGTTCCCCTCCAGAACATAAGCCCCGCAGGAGCAAGCGCCGCACCGGCTCTGCTCAATGCTCCAGGAGCCAGGAGCCAGACCCGCAGGTGGCACAGCAGGTGCTCAGACACCTGTGTAaggataaataattaaaacatatcTCACGGGTGCCACACCCTGTTCTGCATGCTTTCTAAGTTCTACTTGTTTAGACTTCAGAGTCATCCCACGAGGAAGCCAGTCCCGACAGCCACCTGCCCGGAGAGAACTGTGAGCCCCGACTGCACGCCACCACAGGCCACGTGCCAACCGCTGACCGCAAGGCCCTGCCCCTCCCTTCACAGGGCCCCCTCCACCCCATGGTCTGACGGTCGGGGTTCCAAGTGGGTCCACCTTCTGGAGAAGAGAGAGCAGGGCAGGGCCCAgggaagggtggggtgggggaccagGGCCCAGATACTACCGCCCCACCCTCCCCAGGGCCAGCAGCTCCAATGGGGACTTGGTACAACCTCAGGCCCAGGGGAGCGGGCAGCTCTTACATTCCCGGCTGGCTCTGCAGGCACAGCAGATGCTTCAGGAACATTCTAGATGCAAGGCAGATGTGGGACAGAAAACTAGTGGTTTCCTTATGAgccttttcatattctttttaaacTACAGGAATGTATTACTTTATTTTcactaatttctatttttatcaaaCACAGCCTGATGACCACAGGAGGGTCAAAAAAAATGGACTTTTAATGAATCCGCAACAAAGCAAAGGAACCGATGGCAATGCTGATAGGGTCAGGAGACACGCTGGCTCCAGGTTTAGTTAAATTAGAACTAAAATGCTTGCCTGGGCAGCCGGAATGTAGGAAATATTCTATTCCGGGTCCCAAGAGTCAAGTAGGGGAATAAGACAGCAGATCTGGGGTGGTTTCTCCTCTTTCAAATGTATCTTATGATCCATTTGCAACTTCAAATTAAACGTGGCCCATTACCACACACTCACAACTGTGCCTTCAGGAAAGGAAGCAACGAGGTGGAGAGGGACACTGTCCAAAGACAAAATGCACCCACGTGAAGAGAAGGCGCTGGCAACAGTGCGTCTAGGAGGGATGCAGAGCGAGAATAGGGGACCCTGAGGGAGAAAGGAACCCTTGGACCTCCAGCTCTGATCCCTTTCCAGGGACCCTCCCCACCCTCCAAGCGAGCTTACCAGACAGAAGGTGGCCCCCATTCCAGAAGTCAGAATGGCCC includes:
- the LOC143666919 gene encoding uncharacterized protein LOC143666919 isoform X1 — encoded protein: MASGLGGPVDHLLTAVTQADTAHMQSPPPGRGVAAGNARGPRLTGNRGGQSLQLQGLQGCPGMVACGCEPSREFQVAANREQMPPGDSSGGAGSLTLAKGKEDDAHRVAENSKGVSTWKQTSESSHEEASPDSHLPGENCEPRLHATTGHVPTADRKALPLPSQGPLHPMV
- the LOC143666919 gene encoding uncharacterized protein LOC143666919 isoform X3, which codes for MASGLGGPVDHLLTAVTQADTAHMQSPPPGRGVAAGNARGPRLTGNRGGQSLQLQGLQGCPGMVACGCEPSREFQVAANREQMPPGDSSGGAGSLTLAKGKEDDAHRVAENSKGVSTWKQLSRLCCPTAQATDSELS
- the LOC143666919 gene encoding uncharacterized protein LOC143666919 isoform X2; this translates as MASGLGGPVDHLLTAVTQADTAHMQSPPPGRGVAAGNARGPRLTGNRGGQSLQLQGLQGCPGMVACGCEPSREFQVAANREQMPPGDSSGGAGSLTLAKGKEDDAHRVAENSKGVSTWKQAIFGSRLLIHQNLATATAATCVLT